CAATCTGATACATCCGTCCGGTTTCGTCGTAAAGGGGCAGGCCGTCTTTAAACCACTGATATACCGGCTCCGGCGTACCGGTTGCGGCGACTTCCAGCGTGAAGCTGCCGCCGGGGACTACCGTGCCTGAAACCGGCTGACGCGTAATCTCGGGCGCTTCAACGGGTCCTTCATAGCTGCCGGAAATGCGCACAGAAGCCAGCAAATTGTTGCGGTTGGTGTAGCGGAACCAGTCCGCCGGGTCAGCGCTGGGCGGCTCAATAAACAGACGCGTTCGCACCGGGAAATAATTGCTGTCGCTGGCATTGTTACTGCCCCCATCAAGCAAAAACTCCACCCGTGAAGCCGGGTTCAGCACTTCAAACACGATGAAAAAATCGCCGTCAGCCGGCGTCGTCCAGGCCGCGGCACTCAGGTTAATACTGTTGGCACCGCGCACAAGCTGATTCAGGGGCACGGTAACCGCTTCAATCTCAGTGCCGGGAACAGGACCCGATGTAGAGCCGACAACCGTATGCAGGCTTATCCGCAAATCGCCACCGCCCACAAGGCTACTGTCGCGCCCGTTAACCGTGAAGCCAACCTCCGTTATGCGACCGGGCAGCTCGGGCGAAAACCGTTTTGCAAGCTTGCGGATACCGCGCCGCGACTCCTGCCGCTGATCTCCGGGAAGTTCGGCAAAAGCCGTCGGCTGACCGGCATAACTCAGGGTTCGCGTCACAATCGGCAGGGTCTGCCAGCTTGCACTGTAGGAAAAACTGAGTGTCGGGGCATTCAGCGGAAACACAGACCCGCCGCTGCCTTCACCGGACAAATCGGCGGCCATGCCATCAGCCAGAAACGAAGCCGGCACGCCCGTTTCAGGCGGTGTGACAGCAACGGCCGTCAAAACCACACGCTCGAAAGGTCCCGGCAGCTCATAACTCCCCGGCTCAAAAAACATCACCTCAGGATCAAGATTCACATCCTCCGGAAAACCAATCACCGCAAAATGAACGCCGTCCGATCCGCTGATGGTCAGGTTCAAGTTTTCCACCCCAATAAACTCGCTATACTCGGCACCGCCGTAAAACAGCGTAGCACTTCGGCTTGCCTCCGTCTGTCCGCTGAAATACTGAAAGGTTGGAAAGGTAACCCGATTTGCCCGTCGGCGGATATCCCCGTAGCTGAACCGGGTATCGGCTCCAAGCGGCAGGTTGATGAAATTGGCGATGTGGAAATCACGCAGGATCTCCTCAAAACTGAGTCCCTGTGCCGCAGCAAGTGCTTCGTAAGCCTGAAGCCGTCCGCCGGATGAACGTGTAAGGGCACCGGTGGCTTCCGGACCAAACCGCTCAAACAAGTACGAATGCAGCAAGGACGCCCGCTGATAGTCAATGAGAACCTCCGGACTGTTCCGACGCCAGGTGTAAAGCTCCTGATCAATCTCGAGCGGATCAGAAAGATAAGACGGACTCCGCCCCGGAAAGCCTGTCAGCAATTCCGCCCATTCGCTTTGGCCCTCGTTCTGAAAAATATGGAGCCCCCCGTAATTGGCATGGATCAGGTGCTGCAACTCATGCGCGGCAACGCTCCGAACCCGAAGCGCATTGACCTGCCCCTCATTATAAATAAGCGGTCGGGAATTCAGGTAGATGATATCGGCTGCGTTGCTGTTACTGTTATCCGGCACCAAATCAACCGGATCAAAAAAACCCGCCACAAAGCCGCGGGTACTGCCCGGCGTCCAGCCGTCAATCACATCGGTGATCAGGATATTCAGAATGCCTGAACCGTCAATGTTGGGCATATTGCCAAAAACTTCGGTACCGATCTCAATAATCCCCCGCTCCGGATCGATGGAAAGCGCGGGCGTGCTGTTGCTCATCACCTCCAGAAGCCCCTCGATCACCTCCTCATTCACCTTATCCGGCGCAAACTCCCCGTTTTCGACCCATATACGGATTTCATCACTCAACCCGCGCAGCGTAAACCCAAGCGTTCGCCAGGTATTATTCGTAAGGTTACGCACCCGAAAATTACGCGTATCACCCAAGGCAGCGTCAGCATGCAGGGCCTCGGTCAGCGCCCCTTCCGGCTGAAGCCTGCGCAGTTCCCTGTACTGCCGCAGCGCCTCCTGAGACTGCGCATCCTGCAAAACCCCGTCTGCGCTGCACATCAAACGCGCCCCAAGACCCAGGTCAATCCGGTCCCAAAACCCCGGCTGCACACTATGCTCCGCCCCCTCATGCGGCAGACTTTGAGAGACATACTGCCCCTGCGCCGGAGCAACACAAAGCGCACAAAACAACGCAACAAACAGGAAATAACGAACCATGAACAGATATTTAAGATGAAAACACAGCTACCAAACAAAGGGATTAATGCAACAAACTACAACAAACCAACCAAACCCAAAATAGTTCTTTCACACGAACAACAAAGCCCCTAACAATATCAAACACAAAAACCCAATCTCCTCATCAGAACCAGCCAACAACATCATCACCCTGCCACCCGCTGCATGCCCATGCCGCAGCATTTTTTATTTTTTTTGGAAAACTCAGAGAACATCAGGGGCACCGTGACAGATTGAAAGCTCCCAAGTCAAAGATGAAGGCGTTGCTTTTTTTCTTCGGAGGCAGTCTGCCGTCAGCGGGGGCGGATTACAAAAAACGAACTCACACTCCGTGGACCGCCCTTTTTTCAGTGCGTCATGATACAGTATGTCAGTGTGTCATTTTTGGTTTATACTATTGTTATTATCAGGGATACAAAATTCCCCTCTCGAGAGAGGTGGCCCCGGCAGCAGCGTGTAAAGACCCTTAAAGCCCGAACAGCATCCATTCCTTTTCAAAGCACCGAATCCGGCGGGCCGGGGTGTGACACGATGCTGCTCGAAGCCACGAACCGAATTTCCAGCACATTACAAGTAATGGTCAACCGGCGCGAGAGAACTCCGTGGCGTAAGGCGTCGAATACCAGCACCGAAGCGGTCACACCCCGCCCGTTCGCTACGCTCACCCGGGCACCCCTTTTTTCAGTGCGTCACGATACAGTATGTCAGTGTGTTGTAATTTGGTTATCGTGCTGTTATTATTTGGGATACAAAATTACCCTCTCGAGAGGGGTGGCCCCGGTAGTAGCGTGTGAAGAGCCTTGAAGCCCGAACAACATCCATTCCCTTTCAAAGCACCGATGCCGGCGGGCCGGGGTGTGGGAGTGGTGATCGAAGCATGTGAGTTTCGGTGCAACCTGATTACCCGTGAAAGGAAGGAACGGAGCGGATCCGATCTCCAAAAATCAAATTACCGGCTTTTTACCGCAATGAGTATGCACAATACGAACACCTGTGGTAAAATCACCCGCGATGTTATGCCGCCCTTTCAGGGCTCCGTTTTGATGGGCCGTGATCCCGGGGTTGGCACCCCGGGCTATGGTATGTCGCCCTTTCAGGGCTGTTTCACGACGATTTACGCAATGGAACCAAACCTACAGCGCCCAGGCAAACTTTCAGGGTTTCCGAAACCTTGAGGTTTTTTTCGACCCTGTGGCATGCATTGGCTGACATCGGCCAAGCGGGGAGGCTCCTTGGCGTAAGGGGGCCAAATTGGTCATCGAGACTGTCACACCCCGCCCAGACACCATCCGAGTCGTTTTAACAGTTTTGGCTGTTTTCAGCTTCTTGCCCTTGTTCACGTATTTCCAGTGGGCACCCCTCTCGCAGAGGGGTGTTTGGCTTCGAGGTTGATTATGGCTTCCACCTCAAAAAAAAAGAATGCAGGCAGGGTGCGAAAATTGCTGTTAATGCATTACTTACAAATGCTTATGTCGATACGGGCTAAGGTAATGTCTTTTAACTGTGCCGTTTTTCGAGTTCTTTGACGAGATCTGTAAGGTGCATTTTTTTTTCGGTTAGCAGCAGCATGAGGTGGAAAAGGAGGTCCGAGGCTTCATAGATAAATTCTTTTTCGTCCTCATTTTTGGCCGCAATAACCGTTTCGACCGCTTCTTCGCCTACTTTTTGGGCGATTTTGTCGAGGCCTTTTTTGAACATACTTGTCGTATAGGAACCTTCCGGAAGCGTTGATTTGCGGGTTTCAAGGAGGTGCTGAAGTTTGATCAGAAATCCGAGCTCGTTTTCAGGTGCAGGGCTTTCACGGTAGAAACAGCTGGTTTCGCCCGTGTGACAGGTAGGTCCTTCAGGGTGGGCCGTTATGAGAAGAGCATCGGCATCACAGTCGTAGCGGAGGCTTTGCAGGTGCAGAAAATTACCTGAACTTTCACCTTTGATCCAAAGCTGTTGACGGCTGCGGCTGAAGAAGGTGACTTTGCCACTTTCGAGAGTTTTTTCGAGGGAGGCAGCATTCATATAACCCAGCATGAGTACGCGTAGGCTTTCAGCGTCCTGCACTATGGCGGGAATCAGACCTTTTTCATCGAATTTGAGGGTGTCAACGGGAAAGTTCCGGGAAGTGCTCATGATGTTGTATCAGCGTTTGGAATGGTTCAGATTCTTTGGTTGGGTCAGAGCCGGACCGGGATGCCGGCATCGCTCACTTGTTGTTTTAGGTCGGGTATTTCAATCTCTTTGAAGTGAAAAATACTTGCGGCAAGTACCGCATCAGCCGTTCCGTCCTTGATGGCTTCTATGCAGTGCGCGATGGTGCCGGCGCCTCCGCTTGCAATGAGAGGCAGGCTGACTGCAGCCGAGACCGCACGAAGTAAAGGAATGTCATAGCCGGATTTGGTTCCATCCTTATCCATGCTCGTGAGCAGAATTTCCCCGGCGCCACGGCGCGTTACTTCTTTGACCCAATCAATGGCATCGAGACCTGTATCGTAGGTCCCCGACCTGGTAAAGATGTGCCAATGCGGGGCATCAGCCGGAGATTCGGGGCGCAGTCGGGCATCGATGGCGGCAACAACACATTGGCTTCCAAAGCGGGCCGCAGCTTCACTGATGAGGCCAGGGTTTACGACAATGGCACTGTTCAGCGAAACTTTATCGGCACCGGCTGCAAGCAAATCGCCGATTTCATCCGCTGCTTTAATACCGCCGCCAACTGTGAAGGGAATGGTGATGTTTCGGGAGATTTCCCGGACCAGATCTATCAGCGTTTTACGCTTTTCATTTGTAGCGGTGATGTCTAGGAAAACGAGTTCGTCAGCACCTTCCTCACTGTACCGAACGGCGAGCTCAACGGGATCCCCTGCATCACGTAGTCCGAGGAAGTTGACGCCTTTTACGGTACGCCCGTTTTTGATATCAAGACATGGAATAATTCGCTTGGCTAACATGCAGTGCTAATGGGTAGAAATTTTCTTTCGAAATAAAGGTCAAAAAAAGGAGGTGTACGGAAGTATGCGGCCGTGAAAAAGCAGATCATATTTATAATTCTGTCCGAAGCCAGCTTTTTTCAAGCAGCAATACAGTGAAGAGTAACAGCACACCGGGCAGCAAAAAAAGGGCGTAGCGGTCACGTACATCAATGTAGAAGTCTTCTTCAAAAGAAGAGGTTTCCAGCTGATCGATTTCAGCATAAATATCTTCAAGTTCCCGGTTATCACGAGCCCTGAAATAGCGTCCGCCCGTCATTTCGGCCATCGTGATAAGCAGCGGCTCATCTATTTCTATCGGGATGTTAATATACCTCCGTACGAGTACCGGATCGGCTACCGGGTAGGGGGCTGAGCCTTCCCCGCTTGCGCCAATGGTGTACATGCGCATGCCGAGGGAGCGTACGATTTTTGCGGAGGTGAGCGGGTCTAATTCGCCTGCGTTATTCTCTCCATCCGTGAGCAGTACGATAACACGGCTTGCGGCCTCGCTGTCGCGCAGGCGGTTGGCCGCGGTCGCAACGCCCATGCCTATAGCGGTTCCGTCGCGAACAATGCCAATATCAAGCAGGTCAAGCTGCGTTTGTACGAGCCGGTGATCTAAGGTAGGGGGGACAAGCGTGATGCTTTCCCGGGCAAAAACGACAACGCCAATGCGGTCGTTGGAACGCTGACGGACAAAGTTTTGCGCAACTTCTTTTACCGCTAAAAAACGGTTAGGCCGGATATCTTCAGCAAGCATGGAAGAGGATATATCAATCACCAGAACAATATCAATGCCCTCGGTTGTGCGGTCTATGCGTACATTTTCCTGCTGCGGC
This genomic stretch from Cyclonatronum proteinivorum harbors:
- a CDS encoding immunoglobulin domain-containing protein, which produces MVRYFLFVALFCALCVAPAQGQYVSQSLPHEGAEHSVQPGFWDRIDLGLGARLMCSADGVLQDAQSQEALRQYRELRRLQPEGALTEALHADAALGDTRNFRVRNLTNNTWRTLGFTLRGLSDEIRIWVENGEFAPDKVNEEVIEGLLEVMSNSTPALSIDPERGIIEIGTEVFGNMPNIDGSGILNILITDVIDGWTPGSTRGFVAGFFDPVDLVPDNSNSNAADIIYLNSRPLIYNEGQVNALRVRSVAAHELQHLIHANYGGLHIFQNEGQSEWAELLTGFPGRSPSYLSDPLEIDQELYTWRRNSPEVLIDYQRASLLHSYLFERFGPEATGALTRSSGGRLQAYEALAAAQGLSFEEILRDFHIANFINLPLGADTRFSYGDIRRRANRVTFPTFQYFSGQTEASRSATLFYGGAEYSEFIGVENLNLTISGSDGVHFAVIGFPEDVNLDPEVMFFEPGSYELPGPFERVVLTAVAVTPPETGVPASFLADGMAADLSGEGSGGSVFPLNAPTLSFSYSASWQTLPIVTRTLSYAGQPTAFAELPGDQRQESRRGIRKLAKRFSPELPGRITEVGFTVNGRDSSLVGGGDLRISLHTVVGSTSGPVPGTEIEAVTVPLNQLVRGANSINLSAAAWTTPADGDFFIVFEVLNPASRVEFLLDGGSNNASDSNYFPVRTRLFIEPPSADPADWFRYTNRNNLLASVRISGSYEGPVEAPEITRQPVSGTVVPGGSFTLEVAATGTPEPVYQWFKDGLPLYDETGRMYQIDDMDTADEGIYTVRVSNPGGSVLSSETQVLLRLEDFTLSQNFPNPFRQSTTISFILPEEAVVGLTIHDVQGRLVGTVLSGELLQPGIHEYEWESRWMANGLFFYRIHAEAVNSDERFTKARKMIRLR
- the hisIE gene encoding bifunctional phosphoribosyl-AMP cyclohydrolase/phosphoribosyl-ATP diphosphatase HisIE; this translates as MSTSRNFPVDTLKFDEKGLIPAIVQDAESLRVLMLGYMNAASLEKTLESGKVTFFSRSRQQLWIKGESSGNFLHLQSLRYDCDADALLITAHPEGPTCHTGETSCFYRESPAPENELGFLIKLQHLLETRKSTLPEGSYTTSMFKKGLDKIAQKVGEEAVETVIAAKNEDEKEFIYEASDLLFHLMLLLTEKKMHLTDLVKELEKRHS
- the hisF gene encoding imidazole glycerol phosphate synthase subunit HisF: MLAKRIIPCLDIKNGRTVKGVNFLGLRDAGDPVELAVRYSEEGADELVFLDITATNEKRKTLIDLVREISRNITIPFTVGGGIKAADEIGDLLAAGADKVSLNSAIVVNPGLISEAAARFGSQCVVAAIDARLRPESPADAPHWHIFTRSGTYDTGLDAIDWVKEVTRRGAGEILLTSMDKDGTKSGYDIPLLRAVSAAVSLPLIASGGAGTIAHCIEAIKDGTADAVLAASIFHFKEIEIPDLKQQVSDAGIPVRL
- a CDS encoding vWA domain-containing protein; this encodes MIWLNPEWLFALLLIPVWLGTEFFWKWRKRKPAFVFTRTDHFGEINPGLRSKALIAVRILKVLAVALIIISLARPQQENVRIDRTTEGIDIVLVIDISSSMLAEDIRPNRFLAVKEVAQNFVRQRSNDRIGVVVFARESITLVPPTLDHRLVQTQLDLLDIGIVRDGTAIGMGVATAANRLRDSEAASRVIVLLTDGENNAGELDPLTSAKIVRSLGMRMYTIGASGEGSAPYPVADPVLVRRYINIPIEIDEPLLITMAEMTGGRYFRARDNRELEDIYAEIDQLETSSFEEDFYIDVRDRYALFLLPGVLLLFTVLLLEKSWLRTEL